Proteins found in one Drosophila busckii strain San Diego stock center, stock number 13000-0081.31 chromosome 2R, ASM1175060v1, whole genome shotgun sequence genomic segment:
- the LOC108597684 gene encoding zinc finger HIT domain-containing protein 3, which yields MECVNCAVKTNKYKCSKCLLPYCSVNCYKTHKESPECARTLAKEQPGQLDKAVAEEPTIYPPFSTEDTLTPAQLEQLGNNGTLRDLLCNPHLRSLLQQIDVSHNAQLAMTAAMQEPLFIEFANACLQEVEPMSDQERAELELCS from the exons ATGGAGTGCGTTAATTGTGctgttaaaacaaataaatacaaatgcagcaaGTGTCTGCTACCTTA TTGTTCtgtaaattgctataaaacaCATAAGGAGTCTCCAGAGTGTGCGCGCACGCTAGCAAAAGAACAGCCAGGGCAGCTTGACAAAGCCGTGGCAGAAGAGCCTACAATTTATCCGCCCTTTAGCACAGAGGACACCTTAACACCtgcgcagctggagcagctag gcaATAATGGAACTCTGCGCGATCTGTTGTGCAACCCACATTTGCGTAGTCtattgcagcaaattgatGTGTCGCACAATGCACAGCTGGCCATGACGGCAGCCATGCAGGAGCCCCTGTTCATAGAATTTGCCAATGCTTGTTTGCAGGAGGTAGAGCCTATGAGTGACCAGGAACGTGCAGAATTAGAATTATGCAGTTGA
- the LOC108597683 gene encoding beta-glucuronidase isoform X2 — protein MVWINGQPAVKHCIGHLPFEAEVGHLLKFGNKNRITVMVDNRLDNSTIPQGEVLEEESDTGVVHLQSYTFDFFNYAGIHRSVQLYTTPQTYIRDIELNTQLINKQVGRIDYRLDADLVEPHMANLVLLKLHNHLGKVVVHQINRNMRNGTLVVPNVKPWWPYLMHPEPGYMYTLEVQLIAASGNETDGEILDVYSLPVGIRSLSWDNNSLYINGMPAYLRGFGKHEDSDLRGKGLDNALLVRDFNLLKWVGANAYRTSHYPYSEESMQFADEHGIMIVDECPSVDTDHFEPLLLEQHMTALEQLIHRDRNHASVIAWSIANEPRSWNKYGAPYFKSLANYTKSIAHGRPLTGASNAFYPSKCMMSQFLDIIGINRYNAWYHSAGRTDMIVNKVFEEVDSWRQEYKKPVILFEYGGDALAGFHMLPSSVWSEDYQVELLSKHFQAFDKLRKLNWFIGEFVWNFADFQTEQSTTRAGGNKKGMFTRNRQPKSTAYLLRQRYYALAFKLNNASMPTDLFDYIINWN, from the exons ATGGTGTGGATTAATGGCCAACCAGCGGTTAAACATTGCATAGGACATTTGCCTTTTGAAGCTGAAGTTGGGCATTTGCTCAAGTTTGGCAACAAAAATCGCATTACAGTAATGGTGGACAATCGTCTGGACAATAGCACCATACCACAGGGTGAAGTACTTGAGGAGGAGAGCGACACAGGTGTGGTCCATTTGCAGTCATATACATTTGACTTTTTCAACTATGCTGGCATACATCGATCCGTGCAGCTCTACACCACGCCACAAACATATATCAGAGATATAGAACTGAACACACAGCTTATAAACAAGCAAGTGGGACGCATAGACTATCGATTAGATGCAGACTTAGTCGAACCACACATGGCTAATCTGGTGCTGTTGAAATTACATAATCATCTGGGTAAGGTGGTGGTTCATCAGATAAATCGCAATATGCGCAATGGAACGCTAGTGGTGCCCAATGTTAAGCCCTGGTGGCCCTATCTAATGCATCCAGAGCCGGGTTATATGTACACGCTGGAAGTGCAATTAATTGCCGCAAGTGGCAATGAGACTGATGGCGAAATATTGGATGTTTATAGCTTGCCTGTAGGTATACGCAGTCTTAGCTGGGATAATAATAGCTTATATATCAATGGCATGCCGGCTTACCTGCGCGGATTTGGCAAGCATGAGGATTCGGAT CTACGTGGCAAGGGCTTGGACAATGCATTACTTGTGCGGGACTTTAATCTGTTGAAATGGGTAGGCGCTAATGCTTACCGCACCTCACATTATCCCTACTCGGAGGAGTCTATGCAATTCGCCGATGAGCATGGCATTATGATTGTCGACGAGTGTCCCAGCGTCGACACAGATCACTTTGAGCCGCTGTTGCTGGAACAGCACATGACAGCGCTAGAGCAGCTCATACATCGAGATCGCAATCACGCTAGTGTTATTGCCTGGTCTATAGCTAATGAGCCACGCTCCTGGAACAAATACGGAGCGCCATACTTTAAGAGCTTAGCtaattatacaaaaagcaTAGCGCATGGACGACCGCTGACGGGAGCGAGCAATGCGTTTTACCCGTCAAAGTGCATGATGTCACAGTTTTTGGATATTATAGGCATTAATCGCTATAATGCCTGGTACCACAGTGCGGGTCGAACCGATATGATCGTAAATAAAGTGTTTGAAGAGGTTGACAGTTGGCGCCAGGAATATAAGAAGCCTGTTATATTATTTGAGTACGGTGGAGATGCATTGGCAGGTTTTCACATG CTGCCATCTTCTGTGTGGTCCGAGGATTATCAAGTAGAGTTGCTCTCAAAGCATTTTCAAGCATTCGACAAGCTTCGTAAACTCAACTGGTTTATTGGAGAATTTGTGTGGAACTTTGCCGATTTTCAAACAGAACAAT CAACTACGCGTGCGGGTGGCAACAAGAAGGGCATGTTTACACGCAATCGCCAGCCCAAAAGCACAGCCTATTTGCTAAGGCAACGCTATTATGCACTTGCCTTTAAACTCAACAATGCCAGTATGCCCACTGATCTCTTTGATTACATTATCAACTGGAATTGA
- the LOC108597683 gene encoding beta-glucuronidase isoform X1 gives MESLWSYYLTLICLTLVGIVASFGDFDYLEEFEEYDLEEKFANVKPLAATVGLLYPRESMTREVRSLDGVWMLVKGNASDPLQGIKEKWYAQALRKTGHEMVHMPVPASYNDITVSKELRDHVGTVWYERDFFVPHRWSKEHQRTWLRFGSVHYLAMVWINGQPAVKHCIGHLPFEAEVGHLLKFGNKNRITVMVDNRLDNSTIPQGEVLEEESDTGVVHLQSYTFDFFNYAGIHRSVQLYTTPQTYIRDIELNTQLINKQVGRIDYRLDADLVEPHMANLVLLKLHNHLGKVVVHQINRNMRNGTLVVPNVKPWWPYLMHPEPGYMYTLEVQLIAASGNETDGEILDVYSLPVGIRSLSWDNNSLYINGMPAYLRGFGKHEDSDLRGKGLDNALLVRDFNLLKWVGANAYRTSHYPYSEESMQFADEHGIMIVDECPSVDTDHFEPLLLEQHMTALEQLIHRDRNHASVIAWSIANEPRSWNKYGAPYFKSLANYTKSIAHGRPLTGASNAFYPSKCMMSQFLDIIGINRYNAWYHSAGRTDMIVNKVFEEVDSWRQEYKKPVILFEYGGDALAGFHMLPSSVWSEDYQVELLSKHFQAFDKLRKLNWFIGEFVWNFADFQTEQSTTRAGGNKKGMFTRNRQPKSTAYLLRQRYYALAFKLNNASMPTDLFDYIINWN, from the exons ATGGAATCTTTGTGGAGTTACTATTTAACGCTAATTTGCCTAACGTTGGTAGGAATCGTAGCATCATTCGGTgattttgattatttggaaGAATTTGAGGAGTATGACCTGGAggaaaaatttgcaaatgtaaAGCCGCTTGCAGCTACAGTGGGACTGCTTTATCCGCGGGAGTCAATGACACGGGAAGTGCGCAGCTTAGATGGCGTTTGGATGCTTGTCAAAGGAAATGCAAGTGATCCATTGCAGggcataaaagaaaaatggtATGCACAAGCGTTGAGAAAAACTGGACATGAAATGGTGCATATGCCAGTGCCAGCATCTTATAACGATATAACTGTGAGTAAGGAGCTGCGCGATCATGTAGGCACAGTTTGGTATGAACGTGACTTCTTTGTGCCACATAGATGGAGCAAGGAGCATCAACGCACTTGGCTACGCTTTGGTAGCGTACACTATCTGGCGATGGTGTGGATTAATGGCCAACCAGCGGTTAAACATTGCATAGGACATTTGCCTTTTGAAGCTGAAGTTGGGCATTTGCTCAAGTTTGGCAACAAAAATCGCATTACAGTAATGGTGGACAATCGTCTGGACAATAGCACCATACCACAGGGTGAAGTACTTGAGGAGGAGAGCGACACAGGTGTGGTCCATTTGCAGTCATATACATTTGACTTTTTCAACTATGCTGGCATACATCGATCCGTGCAGCTCTACACCACGCCACAAACATATATCAGAGATATAGAACTGAACACACAGCTTATAAACAAGCAAGTGGGACGCATAGACTATCGATTAGATGCAGACTTAGTCGAACCACACATGGCTAATCTGGTGCTGTTGAAATTACATAATCATCTGGGTAAGGTGGTGGTTCATCAGATAAATCGCAATATGCGCAATGGAACGCTAGTGGTGCCCAATGTTAAGCCCTGGTGGCCCTATCTAATGCATCCAGAGCCGGGTTATATGTACACGCTGGAAGTGCAATTAATTGCCGCAAGTGGCAATGAGACTGATGGCGAAATATTGGATGTTTATAGCTTGCCTGTAGGTATACGCAGTCTTAGCTGGGATAATAATAGCTTATATATCAATGGCATGCCGGCTTACCTGCGCGGATTTGGCAAGCATGAGGATTCGGAT CTACGTGGCAAGGGCTTGGACAATGCATTACTTGTGCGGGACTTTAATCTGTTGAAATGGGTAGGCGCTAATGCTTACCGCACCTCACATTATCCCTACTCGGAGGAGTCTATGCAATTCGCCGATGAGCATGGCATTATGATTGTCGACGAGTGTCCCAGCGTCGACACAGATCACTTTGAGCCGCTGTTGCTGGAACAGCACATGACAGCGCTAGAGCAGCTCATACATCGAGATCGCAATCACGCTAGTGTTATTGCCTGGTCTATAGCTAATGAGCCACGCTCCTGGAACAAATACGGAGCGCCATACTTTAAGAGCTTAGCtaattatacaaaaagcaTAGCGCATGGACGACCGCTGACGGGAGCGAGCAATGCGTTTTACCCGTCAAAGTGCATGATGTCACAGTTTTTGGATATTATAGGCATTAATCGCTATAATGCCTGGTACCACAGTGCGGGTCGAACCGATATGATCGTAAATAAAGTGTTTGAAGAGGTTGACAGTTGGCGCCAGGAATATAAGAAGCCTGTTATATTATTTGAGTACGGTGGAGATGCATTGGCAGGTTTTCACATG CTGCCATCTTCTGTGTGGTCCGAGGATTATCAAGTAGAGTTGCTCTCAAAGCATTTTCAAGCATTCGACAAGCTTCGTAAACTCAACTGGTTTATTGGAGAATTTGTGTGGAACTTTGCCGATTTTCAAACAGAACAAT CAACTACGCGTGCGGGTGGCAACAAGAAGGGCATGTTTACACGCAATCGCCAGCCCAAAAGCACAGCCTATTTGCTAAGGCAACGCTATTATGCACTTGCCTTTAAACTCAACAATGCCAGTATGCCCACTGATCTCTTTGATTACATTATCAACTGGAATTGA
- the LOC108597458 gene encoding reticulocyte-binding protein 2 homolog a-like translates to MAEYNNCRFNYSPGKTTKRKSGNSPGPIDKKSRKDKHEKNRTKSKKELKAQPEACPQTFPPFGKELNLSSDSSDNEDGSSSESASETAKGATLLINKIDTLAERAKKNSISNVAASIDNNIRHPSVRHESVREACIRHLSVRGESMHPSVRYTSVQQQIVPQQTVRFNSVQNEKIRSNSVRPEDVRHNSERSESIRPSVNSVPQLDERQINKSKTEKLEGQVPNQSRFPSVDQCFKQPSTQMRFNSVKQQLRFDSVKQQEQPRFESIKKQEQQRFESVKNPEQPRFESVKKQEQPRFESVKNLEQPRFESVKKQEEQRFESVKNPEQPRFESIKKQEQQRFERPDSHFESGGRL, encoded by the exons ATGGCGGAATACAATAATTGCCGATTCAATTATTCACCGGGAAAGACAACTAAGCGAAAATCAGGCAACTCGCCTGGTCCAATTGACAAAAAGAGTCGTAAGGATAAGCATGAGAAGAACAGGACTAAGTCTAAGAAAGAACTTAAGGCACAACCTGAAGCTTGCCCGCAGACCTTTCCTCCATTCGGCAAGGAGCTTAACTTGAGCAGCGATAGCAGCGACAATGaagacggcagcagcagtgagagCGCCAGTGAAACTGCAAAAGGTgcaactttattaattaataaaattgacaCTTTGGCGGAGAGAGCGAAGAAAAATAGTATATCCAATGTGGCTGCATCAATTGACAATAATATTCGGCATCCCAGCGTGCGACACGAAAGCGTACGCGAGGCATGCATTCGTCATCTAAGCGTTCGCGGGGAAAGTATGCATCCAAGCGTGCGTTATACATCCGTTCAACAGCAAATCGTGCCGCAGCAAACGGTGCGTTTTAATAGcgtacaaaatgaaaaaataagaTCTAATAGCGTACGGCCAGAGGATGTGAGACACAATAGCGAACGCAGTGAGAGCATACGTCCCAGTGTAAATAGCGTCCCGCAGCTGGACGAGCGGCAAATCAACAAGTCAAAGACTGAAAAGCTTGAAGGACAAGTGCCCAATCAG TCGCGGTTTCCAAGCGTTGATCAGTGCTTCAAGCAGCCCTCCACCCAGATGCGCTTTAATAGTGTTAAGCAACAGCTACGCTTTGATAGCGTtaagcaacaagaacagccACGCTTCGAGAGCATTAAGaaacaagaacagcagcgCTTCGAAAGCGTTAAAAATCCGGAGCAGCCACGTTTCGAGAGTGTCAAGAAACAAGAACAGCCACGCTTCGAGAGCGTTAAAAATCTGGAGCAGCCACGCTTCGAGAGCGTTAAGAAACAGGAAGAGCAACGTTTCGAGAGTGTTAAAAATCCGGAACAGCCACGGTTCGAGAGTATTAAGaaacaagaacagcagcgTTTCGAAAGACCAGACAGCCACTTCGAGAGCGGAGGGAGACTCTAA